One Kitasatospora sp. NBC_01266 genomic window carries:
- a CDS encoding SRPBCC family protein gives MSADQSVLADIPGLTRVENTGLEQLMARCAELTRPAYPHGEVYGTYCTIQEYVDCPPEQVYEYLKQGHHLEEWTFSLRNFGPTGTPGLWVGDDRLEERTRIFCRVETNAEAMTVDFHCSWDQGDELWMVYLMRVVPAQLVFGKPGSVITWTNCRHPYYDANPHPGLAPRADRPWVGDYWDLFYAGHTVEMGNLKAILEHRHRNGLPISSSPATAVVR, from the coding sequence GTTGGCTGACATTCCCGGCCTGACCAGGGTCGAGAACACCGGCCTGGAACAGCTGATGGCCCGCTGTGCGGAACTGACCCGGCCCGCCTACCCGCACGGTGAGGTCTACGGGACGTACTGCACGATCCAGGAGTACGTCGACTGTCCGCCCGAGCAGGTGTACGAGTACCTGAAGCAGGGTCACCACCTGGAGGAGTGGACGTTCAGCCTGCGGAACTTCGGACCCACCGGGACCCCCGGGCTCTGGGTCGGTGACGACCGTCTGGAGGAGCGGACCCGGATCTTCTGCAGGGTGGAGACCAACGCCGAGGCCATGACGGTGGACTTCCACTGCTCCTGGGACCAGGGTGACGAGCTCTGGATGGTCTACCTGATGCGCGTCGTGCCGGCCCAACTGGTGTTCGGCAAGCCCGGCTCCGTGATCACCTGGACCAACTGCCGACACCCGTACTACGACGCCAACCCCCATCCCGGACTGGCACCGCGGGCCGACCGACCGTGGGTGGGCGACTACTGGGACCTCTTCTACGCGGGCCACACGGTGGAGATGGGGAACCTCAAGGCGATCCTGGAACACCGCCACCGCAACGGCCTGCCGATCAGCTCCTCCCCCGCCACGGCGGTGGTGCGGTGA